The genomic segment GGCAGCCACGAGAGGGGGAAGGATGAGCGAATCCGACCTGTTCGGCGCCGTAGCTGACGACCGGCCGGCCTGCACGCCGGTGAGTTCGCCGCCCGCTGGGGCGCCCCGCCTGATGAGGCCCGACCGACATCAAGTCCGGTTGATGCCAACCAATCTGGAGGCGCTGCTGCCCGAGGATCATCCGGCCCGCTCGATCTGGTCCGTGGTGGAGAGGTTGGATCTGACGAAGTACGAAGTGGAGATCGCATCGCGCGAGGGGCACGCGGGCCGTCCGGGGATCGATCCGCGGATCCTGATGGCGCTGTGGATCTACGCGACGAGCGAGGGGGTGGGAAGCGCGCGGCGGATCGAGCGGCTGCAGTCCGAACACCATGCCTACCAGTGGATCTGCGGAGGGGTGCATGTGAACCACCATGCGCTCTCGGACTTCCGGGTCCAGCATCAGGAGAAACTCAACGAGCAGTTCACGGACGTGCTGGGAGTCCTGACGCACCAGGGGCTGGTGGAGCTGACTCGGGTGGCCGTGGACGGGCTGAAGATCCGGGCGAGCGCCGGGGCGGCGTCGTTCCGTCGGGAGAAGAGCCTGAAGGAATGTCTGAAGGAGGCGCGGGAGCAGGTGGAGGAGGTCTCGCGCCAGGCGGACGATGCGGAGGAGCCGACTCGCCAGCAGTCGGCCCGGAAACGAGCGGCCGAGGAGCGAAGCAAGCGTGTGGAAGCCGCCTTGGCGGCGCTGCCGGGGATCCAGGAGACGAAGAAGAATGGCGAGGCGCGCGTGTCGACGACCGACCCGGAGGCGCGGGTGATGAAGATGGGGGACGGAGGATTCCGGCCTGCATACAACGCCCAGTTCGCCACGGATGCGAAGACGCGGGTGATCGTCGGCGTCCGGGTGACGAACACCGGAACGGACATGAGCCAGATGACGCCGATGTTGGCGAACATCGAGGAGCGGACGGGACGAAGGCCGAAGGATCTGCTCGTGGACGGCGGGTATGCCAAGAAGGCTGGCATCGAGGAGGCCGCACGCCAGGGCGTCACCGTTTACGCGCCGGTGCAAAAGCCGAAGCAGGAGGGCGTCGATCCGCACCAACCCAAGCCGGACGATTCC from the Candidatus Polarisedimenticolia bacterium genome contains:
- a CDS encoding IS1182 family transposase, with protein sequence MRPDRHQVRLMPTNLEALLPEDHPARSIWSVVERLDLTKYEVEIASREGHAGRPGIDPRILMALWIYATSEGVGSARRIERLQSEHHAYQWICGGVHVNHHALSDFRVQHQEKLNEQFTDVLGVLTHQGLVELTRVAVDGLKIRASAGAASFRREKSLKECLKEAREQVEEVSRQADDAEEPTRQQSARKRAAEERSKRVEAALAALPGIQETKKNGEARVSTTDPEARVMKMGDGGFRPAYNAQFATDAKTRVIVGVRVTNTGTDMSQMTPMLANIEERTGRRPKDLLVDGGYAKKAGIEEAARQGVTVYAPVQKPKQEGVDPHQPKPDDSPPVAEWRQRMGTEEAKEIYKDRAATAETTNADLKTHRGLDRLTVRGLPKVECVVLWAALTYNILRLIAVG